In one window of Macrobrachium rosenbergii isolate ZJJX-2024 chromosome 11, ASM4041242v1, whole genome shotgun sequence DNA:
- the LOC136843294 gene encoding uncharacterized protein — MDKKFDNLVSTVAQIGASVRVILDKANEDHSASVGASASVSVVEEVATHPTDAPRWSSLPNSPAPGRRQTVSPREVGGVCPQVVASSAEPVAISQVSATKCWKGVQLDYTLSSSGLDSEPKGHGRHFQESSRPLKRHVADVHPVAPRKCHKDQEPSCSYWDDRELPLARKRPLAPKRQLTHKRALGPPCPIGSELPVAHKHAAVSVCAVAPYIPLAPSSLALEYESEASDSDVSIAAGQLALPPSVSQIPKAVSSASASASEDSSLLPIYQRLDNLMELLKKPTSLKPEELQQDLVLSAVSSTEEKPEPEQPLSAYA; from the coding sequence ATGGATAAGAAATTTGACAATTTAGTAAGTACTGTCGCCCAGATAGGAGCTTCTGTAAGAGTTATTTTGGACAAAGCAAATGAGGATCATAGTGCAAGTGTCGGTGCAAGTGCTAGtgttagtgttgtggaggaggtggctactcatcccaccGATGCTCCCAGATGGAGTTCCCTGCCAAattcccctgcacctgggaggaggcaaaccgtaagtccaagggaggtcggtggggtttgcccacaagtagttgcttcctcagctgaacctgttgctatttcccaggtttCAGCAACCAAATGCTGGAAAGGTGTCCAACTGGATTACACCTTATCTTCCAGTGGTTTAGATTCTGAACCCAAAGGACACGGTCGACATTTTCAGGAGTCTtctaggcctttgaagaggcacgTTGCAGATGTACATCCAGTGGCACCTCGTAAGTGCCATAAGGATCAAGAGCCCTCTTGCAGCTACTGGGACGACAGAGAGCTCCCACTGGCTCGTAAGCGCCCATTGGCTCCCAAGCGCCAATTGACTCATAAGCGCGCTTTGGGACCTCCCTGTCCCATTGGATCTgagctcccagtggctcataAGCATGCTGCAGTTTCAGTTTGCGCTGTAGCTCCATACATCCCGTTGGCTCCCAGCTCCTTGGCATTAGAATACGAGTCTGAGGCTTCAGATTCAGACGTCTCTATTGCTGCAGGTCAACTTGCTTTGCCGCCTTCTGTGTCACAGATCCCCAAGGCTGTATCCTCTGCAAGTGCATCAGCATCCGAAGACTCTTCTTTGCTTCCCATTTACCAACGTTTGGACAACCTCATGGAACTGTTGAAGAAACCCACATCTTTGAAACCAGAAGAACTGCAGCAAGATTTGGTGCTTTCCGCTGTATCTTCAACAGAGGAGAAACCTGAACCAGAACAGCCTTTATCAGCCTATGCCTGA